In one window of Halomarina pelagica DNA:
- a CDS encoding YjiH family protein codes for MATEARDPIWTVETEPDARSIDDVDLNEFDPRAVAKFVAAFAIGAVFFLVPVPWNGELTVPFDVAVDGITTAFPDAVGVYCLAIVVAGGALTTLAELDARGVLSLAYDLSYFETSTGFWALRVGGALVAPVLFLHLDSLAGYDLGWLWAPGVGGFMWGTLIYSVGVIIPVGAVFITIFVELGGLEFVGTLSRPVMKPLFRLPGRAALDSLASWVGSYSVGLYVTRNVFDRGGYDKRDVFTIATCFSTVSIGFVGVVAATVEMLDLFPVIFLAYFVCVVVCAAILVRVPPISTVPEAYVAEPDPEVPFRGSGGDYVRFALSEAVGKAERGETFLEAARRGFVDGLRLTSLILGTILLVGLAAVVLSAYTPTFEILGAPLVPVIDLLGIPNPEVVAPATIVGITEMYVPVLLVAEAAPMARFFVAVLAVSQLIFFSSVGPMTMDMFADVPIRFRDLVALFVMRTAILVPLVAAMTHLVAALGLL; via the coding sequence ATGGCTACCGAAGCGCGAGACCCGATCTGGACGGTCGAGACCGAACCCGACGCGCGGAGCATCGACGACGTGGACCTGAACGAGTTCGATCCGCGGGCGGTCGCGAAGTTCGTCGCGGCGTTCGCCATCGGCGCGGTCTTCTTCCTCGTTCCCGTCCCCTGGAACGGCGAGTTGACGGTTCCGTTCGACGTCGCCGTCGACGGGATCACGACGGCGTTCCCGGACGCGGTGGGGGTGTACTGCCTCGCGATCGTCGTCGCCGGCGGCGCGCTGACCACCCTGGCGGAACTCGACGCCCGGGGCGTGCTCTCGCTCGCCTACGACCTCTCGTACTTCGAGACCTCGACCGGCTTCTGGGCGCTCCGCGTCGGAGGGGCGCTCGTCGCCCCCGTCCTGTTCCTGCACCTCGACTCGCTTGCCGGATACGACCTCGGCTGGCTGTGGGCCCCCGGGGTCGGCGGGTTCATGTGGGGGACGCTGATCTACAGCGTCGGCGTGATCATCCCCGTCGGGGCGGTCTTCATCACGATCTTCGTCGAACTCGGGGGGTTGGAGTTCGTCGGGACGCTCTCGCGCCCGGTGATGAAGCCGCTGTTTCGCCTGCCCGGACGGGCCGCCCTCGACAGCCTCGCCTCGTGGGTCGGCTCCTACTCGGTGGGGCTGTACGTCACCCGCAACGTCTTCGATCGCGGCGGCTACGACAAGCGCGACGTGTTCACTATCGCCACGTGCTTCTCGACGGTGAGCATCGGCTTCGTCGGCGTGGTCGCCGCGACGGTGGAGATGCTCGACCTCTTCCCGGTCATCTTCCTCGCGTACTTCGTCTGCGTGGTCGTCTGCGCGGCGATCCTCGTCCGCGTCCCGCCGATCAGCACCGTGCCCGAGGCGTACGTCGCCGAGCCCGATCCCGAGGTGCCGTTTCGCGGGTCCGGGGGCGACTACGTCAGATTCGCGCTCAGCGAGGCCGTCGGGAAGGCCGAGCGGGGCGAGACGTTCCTCGAAGCCGCCCGCCGCGGGTTCGTCGACGGCCTGCGCCTGACGAGTCTCATCCTCGGCACCATCCTCCTCGTGGGGCTCGCCGCCGTCGTGCTCTCGGCGTACACGCCCACGTTCGAGATCCTGGGCGCGCCGCTCGTCCCGGTGATCGACCTGCTCGGCATCCCGAACCCCGAGGTCGTCGCGCCCGCCACCATCGTCGGCATCACGGAGATGTACGTGCCCGTCCTGCTCGTCGCGGAGGCCGCGCCGATGGCCCGCTTCTTCGTCGCCGTCCTCGCCGTCTCGCAGCTCATCTTCTTCTCCAGCGTCGGCCCGATGACCATGGACATGTTCGCCGACGTGCCGATCCGATTCCGCGACCTCGTGGCGCTGTTCGTCA
- a CDS encoding DUF7344 domain-containing protein gives MSAWDPTTAPDTALGILSHTRRRAVVNTIVGNGGETTRQALVRAVVEEESGQPIGDVETGRIRDVHISLYHNHLPKLSQHGILDHDQETGEVTLLDVEALKATVGTAEETLRTSREIIENFCR, from the coding sequence ATGTCGGCGTGGGACCCGACAACGGCTCCGGATACGGCACTCGGGATATTATCCCATACACGCCGTCGGGCCGTTGTCAATACGATCGTGGGGAACGGTGGAGAGACTACTCGGCAGGCGCTCGTCAGAGCGGTGGTGGAGGAAGAGAGTGGACAACCGATAGGCGACGTAGAGACGGGGCGCATCCGGGACGTGCACATCTCGTTGTATCACAACCACCTCCCGAAGCTGAGTCAGCACGGCATCCTGGATCACGACCAGGAGACCGGGGAAGTGACGCTCTTAGACGTTGAGGCGCTCAAGGCCACCGTGGGGACCGCCGAGGAGACGCTACGTACCTCTCGGGAGATCATCGAAAACTTCTGTCGATAG
- a CDS encoding CopG family transcriptional regulator — protein sequence MGNKNKTISFRVNEDAFESLRDIAEERDISLSAVFRDYVDQLVAHDGQVRVVPEHEVSDDGSSSTEFPPKVEVPKSFIREHERLELETDHLREQLDEYKRYVTQLTQELEQYDEEEVILLEDLDDETEADEPFRLG from the coding sequence ATGGGCAACAAGAACAAGACGATCTCCTTTCGCGTCAACGAGGACGCGTTCGAGAGCCTGCGGGACATCGCGGAGGAGCGCGACATCTCGCTGTCGGCGGTGTTCCGCGACTACGTGGACCAGCTCGTTGCCCACGACGGCCAGGTGCGCGTCGTCCCGGAGCACGAGGTTAGCGACGACGGGTCGAGTTCCACCGAGTTCCCGCCGAAGGTCGAGGTGCCGAAGAGCTTCATCCGCGAGCACGAGCGCCTCGAACTCGAGACCGACCACCTCCGCGAGCAACTCGACGAGTACAAGCGCTACGTCACGCAGCTCACCCAGGAGCTAGAACAGTACGACGAGGAGGAGGTCATTCTCCTCGAAGACCTCGACGACGAGACCGAGGCGGACGAACCGTTCCGCCTCGGGTAG
- a CDS encoding DUF5814 domain-containing protein yields MAITDKIYLKNHRQISSQLETNIPKSAFSGATLDILFQGDGLAKLDDATRERALDFAADFLDCDCESNPHCGHPEEKFVRYLLELREGGLGPDAIVDVMGDDYMLYAYPGDVLSFLDDAVRTLEAVEELAAVEGNESVATEARERKRRLS; encoded by the coding sequence GTGGCCATCACGGACAAGATCTACCTGAAGAACCACCGGCAGATCAGCTCGCAGCTGGAGACGAACATCCCCAAGAGCGCGTTCTCGGGGGCGACCCTCGACATCCTCTTTCAGGGCGACGGGCTGGCGAAGCTCGACGACGCGACGCGGGAGCGCGCGCTCGACTTCGCCGCGGACTTCCTCGACTGCGACTGCGAGTCGAACCCCCACTGCGGCCACCCCGAGGAGAAGTTCGTCCGATACCTGCTGGAACTGCGCGAGGGGGGACTCGGGCCGGACGCCATCGTGGACGTGATGGGCGACGACTACATGCTCTACGCCTACCCCGGCGACGTGCTCTCCTTCCTCGACGACGCGGTGCGGACGCTGGAGGCGGTCGAGGAACTGGCGGCCGTCGAGGGGAACGAGTCGGTGGCGACCGAAGCGCGCGAGCGAAAGCGACGGCTGTCCTGA
- a CDS encoding FAD-binding and (Fe-S)-binding domain-containing protein, protein MATDPGARGDPASDARSDYDYVSDEVDRPGLVEDLERRVGDVRFDDYSRQLYATDASAYERLPVGVVFPESTEEVVAAVEYCALRGIPVLPRGGGTSLAGQAVNEAVVLDFSRHMDGVLDVDPEGRTATAQAGVYLGDLNERLAPHGLKFAPDPAWGDKSALGGAIGNNSTGAHSLKYGKTDYYIEEVEAVLADGTVTRFGEIAIEELREKADPDADAWGPDGPESDLLPRIYAEVVRIIDEEREEIRARYPDLKRNVSGYDLDMLVAEAEGERRLPDDSGVDPECEPGTVNLARLLAGSEGTLAVVTEATVSLEPVPETKSVALLTYDSVIDAMEDVAPILEHGPAAVEVMDDVLLDLARDTTEFRDVVNLLPEGTDSVLLVEFYAEDDEDGRRRVADLIADRVPDGTSLTEPSEDRVRTEKERYARRALEAHDDETRAKFWKMRKSGLPILLSRTSDAKHIAYIEDTAVPAENLPAYVADFQAVLEEHDTFASYYAHAGPGVLHIRPLVNTKTVEGLATFEAIADEATDLVVKYGGSVSGEHGDGRARTQWNRKLYGDRLWNAFRDLKTAYDPDWLLNPGNVCGDYDMTEHLRFSPDYEFDVGFEPTLSWENENGFQGMVELCHGCAGCRGPQSTTGGVMCPTFRAAEEEIQATRGRANMLRAAMSGAFDEDEAFTDEFVEEVLDLCIGCKGCARDCPSEVDMAKLKAEVTHEYKRRNGASLRDRVFANIDRLSALGSAFAPLSNWTTRLPYARAAMERTLGIARERELPEFRRETFEDWFEARGGAAVAEADADRRVLLFPDTYTNFNHPEAGKAAVRVLEAADVHVRLPEGTTGSGRPPHSKGFLGKAREQARRNVDALAPMVRDGWEVVVVEPSDAVMFQSDYLDLLSGPDVEAVAEHTYGAMEYVDAHRLDEAMAFDAPAEHLTYHGHCHQKATLKDHHAVGVLRRAGYEVDPLDSTCCGMAGSFGYEAEHYSMSKAIAGILYDQVDASPGETVVAPGASCRSQLGDHEGEEPPHPVEKLAAALA, encoded by the coding sequence ATGGCGACCGATCCGGGCGCGCGAGGCGACCCCGCGAGCGACGCGCGAAGCGACTACGACTACGTCAGCGACGAGGTCGACCGGCCGGGACTCGTCGAGGACCTCGAACGCCGCGTGGGCGACGTGCGCTTCGACGACTACTCCCGACAGCTCTACGCGACCGACGCCAGCGCGTACGAGCGACTCCCCGTCGGCGTCGTCTTCCCGGAGTCGACCGAGGAGGTGGTCGCAGCCGTCGAATACTGCGCGCTCCGGGGGATCCCCGTCCTCCCGCGCGGGGGCGGGACGAGCCTCGCCGGCCAGGCGGTCAACGAGGCGGTCGTCCTCGACTTCTCGCGGCACATGGACGGGGTGCTCGACGTGGACCCCGAGGGCCGCACGGCGACCGCGCAGGCCGGCGTCTACCTGGGGGACCTCAACGAGCGCCTCGCCCCCCACGGGCTGAAGTTCGCGCCCGATCCGGCGTGGGGCGACAAGAGCGCCCTCGGCGGCGCGATCGGCAACAACTCGACCGGCGCACACTCGCTCAAGTACGGCAAGACAGACTACTACATAGAGGAGGTCGAGGCGGTCCTCGCCGACGGCACCGTGACGCGGTTCGGCGAGATCGCGATCGAGGAACTGCGCGAGAAGGCGGATCCCGACGCCGACGCGTGGGGACCGGACGGGCCGGAGAGCGACCTCCTGCCGCGGATCTACGCCGAGGTCGTCCGGATTATCGACGAGGAGCGCGAGGAGATCCGGGCGCGCTACCCCGATCTCAAGCGCAACGTCTCCGGGTACGACCTCGACATGCTCGTCGCCGAGGCGGAGGGCGAGCGCCGCCTCCCCGACGACTCGGGCGTCGATCCCGAGTGCGAACCCGGGACGGTGAACCTCGCGCGCCTGCTCGCGGGCAGCGAGGGGACGCTCGCGGTCGTCACCGAGGCGACCGTCTCGCTCGAACCCGTCCCGGAGACGAAGTCCGTCGCCCTCCTGACCTACGACTCGGTCATCGACGCGATGGAGGACGTGGCACCCATCCTCGAACACGGCCCCGCCGCGGTCGAGGTGATGGACGACGTGCTGCTCGACCTCGCGCGGGACACCACCGAGTTCCGTGACGTGGTGAACCTCCTGCCCGAGGGGACCGACTCCGTCCTCCTCGTGGAGTTCTACGCCGAGGACGACGAGGACGGGCGACGGCGGGTGGCCGACCTCATCGCGGACCGCGTCCCCGACGGGACGAGCCTGACCGAGCCGAGCGAGGATCGCGTTCGAACGGAGAAGGAACGCTACGCGCGGCGGGCGCTCGAAGCCCACGACGACGAGACGCGCGCGAAGTTCTGGAAGATGCGCAAGTCCGGCCTCCCGATCCTGCTGTCGCGCACCTCGGACGCGAAGCACATCGCCTACATCGAGGACACCGCCGTCCCCGCCGAGAACCTCCCGGCGTACGTCGCGGACTTCCAGGCGGTCCTCGAGGAGCACGACACGTTCGCCTCCTACTACGCCCACGCCGGGCCGGGCGTGCTCCACATCCGCCCGCTGGTGAACACGAAGACCGTCGAGGGGCTCGCGACGTTCGAGGCCATCGCCGACGAGGCGACCGACCTCGTCGTGAAGTACGGCGGGTCGGTCTCCGGCGAGCACGGCGACGGCCGCGCGCGCACCCAGTGGAACCGCAAGCTGTACGGCGACCGCCTCTGGAACGCCTTCCGCGACCTGAAGACCGCCTACGACCCCGACTGGCTGCTCAACCCCGGAAACGTCTGCGGCGACTACGACATGACCGAGCACCTGCGGTTCTCGCCCGACTACGAGTTCGACGTGGGGTTCGAGCCGACGCTCTCCTGGGAGAACGAGAACGGCTTCCAGGGGATGGTCGAACTCTGCCACGGCTGTGCGGGCTGTCGCGGTCCGCAGTCGACCACCGGCGGGGTGATGTGCCCGACGTTCCGCGCCGCCGAGGAGGAGATCCAGGCCACGCGCGGCCGGGCGAACATGCTCCGGGCCGCGATGAGCGGCGCGTTCGACGAGGACGAGGCGTTCACCGACGAGTTCGTCGAGGAGGTGCTCGACCTCTGCATCGGCTGTAAGGGCTGCGCGAGGGACTGCCCGAGCGAGGTCGACATGGCGAAGCTCAAGGCGGAGGTCACCCACGAGTACAAGCGGCGAAACGGCGCGAGCCTCCGCGACCGCGTGTTCGCCAACATCGATCGGCTCTCCGCGCTCGGTAGCGCGTTCGCGCCGCTGTCGAACTGGACGACGAGGCTCCCCTACGCCCGCGCCGCGATGGAGCGCACCCTCGGCATCGCCCGAGAGCGCGAACTCCCCGAGTTCCGCCGCGAGACGTTCGAGGACTGGTTCGAGGCCCGCGGCGGCGCGGCGGTCGCCGAGGCCGACGCCGACCGGCGGGTGCTGCTCTTCCCGGACACCTACACGAACTTCAACCACCCGGAGGCGGGGAAGGCCGCGGTGCGCGTGCTCGAAGCCGCCGACGTCCACGTGCGCTTGCCGGAGGGGACGACGGGGAGCGGCCGCCCGCCCCACTCGAAGGGGTTCCTCGGGAAGGCCCGCGAGCAGGCCCGCCGGAACGTCGACGCCCTCGCGCCGATGGTCCGCGACGGCTGGGAGGTCGTGGTCGTCGAACCCTCCGACGCCGTCATGTTCCAGTCGGACTACCTCGACCTGCTCTCGGGGCCGGACGTCGAGGCCGTCGCCGAGCACACCTACGGCGCGATGGAGTACGTCGACGCCCACCGCCTGGACGAGGCGATGGCCTTCGACGCGCCCGCCGAGCACCTGACCTACCACGGCCACTGCCACCAGAAGGCCACCCTGAAGGACCACCACGCGGTGGGCGTGCTCCGCCGGGCGGGCTACGAGGTCGACCCCCTCGACTCCACCTGCTGTGGCATGGCCGGGAGCTTCGGCTACGAGGCCGAACACTACTCGATGAGCAAGGCCATCGCGGGCATCCTCTACGACCAGGTGGACGCGAGCCCGGGGGAGACGGTCGTCGCGCCGGGTGCCTCCTGCCGGTCGCAACTGGGCGACCACGAGGGCGAGGAGCCGCCGCACCCGGTCGAGAAACTGGCCGCGGCGCTCGCCTGA
- a CDS encoding HNH endonuclease has protein sequence MGTYPCPTCSSEFDSRRGLGVHHARTHGERLPNRECARCGREFYCGYEKKYCSEDCRRESISFEATANPNYRAKKETTECVLCGCEFEYYPSEKDGLYCSECVKSESWRTLPDVRGRRNPRWKGGKVKTECVVCGETVERYPSGITSDAVVCGDECRRTWLSETFSGSGHPNWKGGGNESYGKGWSRIRRRALERDGYACVVCSKTKREIGRNPDVHHIVPVRALAESEEFDRTDAHCLENVVSLCVRCHRRADFGAISRAELRSLIRTGENE, from the coding sequence ATGGGAACGTATCCGTGTCCGACCTGTTCGTCGGAATTCGACAGTAGACGTGGTCTCGGCGTTCATCACGCTCGTACGCACGGCGAACGTCTGCCGAACAGGGAGTGTGCGAGATGCGGGCGGGAGTTCTACTGTGGATACGAGAAGAAGTACTGTTCCGAGGACTGTCGTCGAGAATCTATCTCGTTCGAAGCGACGGCGAATCCGAACTATCGAGCGAAGAAAGAGACCACCGAGTGCGTTCTCTGCGGCTGTGAGTTCGAGTACTATCCGTCGGAAAAGGACGGGTTGTACTGTTCCGAGTGCGTGAAGAGCGAATCCTGGAGGACACTTCCTGACGTGCGAGGACGTCGAAATCCTCGGTGGAAGGGTGGGAAGGTCAAGACGGAGTGCGTTGTTTGCGGCGAGACAGTCGAACGGTATCCGAGTGGGATCACCAGCGACGCGGTCGTGTGCGGTGACGAGTGCCGGCGAACGTGGTTGTCCGAGACGTTTAGCGGTTCCGGACACCCGAACTGGAAGGGTGGTGGGAACGAGTCGTACGGGAAGGGGTGGAGTCGCATTCGTCGTCGGGCCTTGGAACGCGATGGCTACGCGTGCGTCGTCTGTTCGAAAACCAAGCGGGAGATCGGTCGTAATCCTGACGTGCATCACATCGTCCCCGTACGAGCGCTAGCCGAGTCCGAGGAGTTCGACAGAACGGACGCCCATTGCCTCGAAAACGTCGTTTCACTCTGCGTTCGTTGTCATCGGAGGGCCGATTTCGGAGCGATATCGAGGGCCGAACTCCGGTCGTTGATAAGAACGGGTGAAAACGAGTAG
- a CDS encoding competence/damage-inducible protein A, translating into MEAALLTIGDELLAGDVENTNATWLARQLSARGVAVRRIAVVPDVVEVIADHVRAYGDAFDAVVCTGGLGGTPDDLTMESVAAAFGRPLVVNEAAREDVERTLAAIAREYPDLDVNVERHASLPEGARPLLNPDGLSPGCVIENVYVLPGIPREMRAMFGLIAEEFAGDLRSRLLRTPLPESDVTPTLEAAREELPEVILGSYPSRGDDPNRVKITGETGAALDRAEAWLRERIEIED; encoded by the coding sequence ATGGAGGCGGCCCTGCTCACAATCGGCGACGAGTTGCTCGCGGGCGACGTGGAGAACACTAACGCGACGTGGCTCGCGCGCCAGCTCTCGGCGCGGGGCGTCGCGGTCCGGCGCATCGCGGTCGTCCCCGACGTCGTCGAGGTGATCGCCGACCACGTCCGCGCGTATGGCGACGCCTTCGACGCCGTCGTCTGCACGGGCGGGCTGGGCGGGACGCCCGACGACCTGACGATGGAGTCGGTCGCGGCGGCGTTCGGCCGTCCGCTCGTCGTGAACGAGGCCGCCCGCGAGGACGTAGAGCGTACGCTGGCGGCCATCGCGAGGGAGTACCCCGACCTGGACGTGAACGTCGAGCGCCACGCCTCGCTGCCGGAGGGCGCGCGCCCGCTTCTCAACCCGGACGGCCTCTCGCCGGGATGCGTGATCGAGAACGTCTACGTCCTCCCGGGCATCCCCCGCGAGATGAGGGCGATGTTCGGGCTGATCGCGGAGGAGTTCGCGGGCGACCTGCGCTCGCGGCTGCTCCGGACGCCGCTGCCCGAGTCGGACGTGACCCCGACGCTCGAGGCCGCCCGCGAGGAACTCCCCGAGGTCATCCTCGGATCGTACCCGAGTCGCGGCGACGACCCGAACCGCGTCAAGATCACCGGCGAGACGGGGGCGGCGCTCGACCGCGCCGAGGCGTGGCTACGCGAGCGGATCGAGATAGAGGACTGA
- a CDS encoding site-2 protease family protein: MRSFRIGSAFGIPIKLDLTFLLVLPLFAYIIGREVGTWVETLNNLFGAGIALDGMAAGLMPYALGTVAAVGLFASVLLHELGHSLVARRFGFPIASITLWLFGGIAQLSEMPEDWKQELYIAVAGPIVSIALGVGLYLLFAVIPPGGAVVSALLFVVGYLAITNLALAAFNLLPGFPMDGGRVLRALLARTRSYARATQIAAEVGKTFAILLGLFGLFAGFNIFLVGVAFFIYIGASSEAQQTLMKAAFEGVRVRDIMTPRERLHTIDADDSVATLIDRMFRERHTGYPVMRDGRVVGLVTLEDAKAVNEVERDAYRVEEVMSTDLITIGPDDDAMTALTRMQESGVGRLLVMDGDELVGLVSRTDLMTALTIIRSSGSLDNRPGATGAAADGGRGGDGRGSRPNELR; encoded by the coding sequence ATGCGAAGCTTCCGTATCGGGAGCGCGTTCGGCATCCCCATCAAGCTCGATCTGACGTTCCTGCTCGTGTTGCCGCTGTTCGCCTACATCATCGGCAGGGAAGTGGGGACGTGGGTCGAGACGCTCAACAACCTGTTCGGCGCGGGGATCGCGCTCGACGGGATGGCCGCAGGGCTGATGCCGTACGCCCTCGGTACCGTGGCGGCCGTCGGTCTGTTCGCGAGCGTCCTCCTGCACGAGCTGGGACACTCGCTCGTCGCTCGTCGCTTCGGCTTCCCCATCGCCTCCATCACACTGTGGCTGTTCGGCGGTATCGCCCAACTGAGCGAGATGCCAGAGGACTGGAAGCAGGAACTCTACATCGCCGTCGCGGGGCCCATCGTAAGCATCGCCCTCGGCGTCGGTCTCTACCTGCTGTTCGCGGTCATCCCACCCGGCGGCGCGGTGGTGAGCGCCCTGCTGTTCGTCGTCGGCTACCTCGCGATCACGAACCTCGCGCTGGCGGCGTTCAACCTCCTGCCGGGGTTCCCGATGGACGGCGGGCGCGTCCTCCGCGCGCTCTTGGCGCGAACGCGCTCGTACGCGCGGGCGACGCAGATCGCGGCGGAGGTGGGCAAGACCTTCGCCATCCTGCTCGGCCTGTTCGGCCTGTTCGCCGGGTTCAACATCTTCCTCGTGGGCGTCGCCTTCTTCATCTACATCGGCGCGTCATCGGAGGCCCAGCAGACGCTGATGAAGGCCGCCTTCGAGGGCGTCAGGGTGCGCGACATCATGACGCCCCGCGAGCGCCTGCACACCATCGACGCGGACGACAGCGTCGCCACCCTCATCGATCGCATGTTCCGCGAGCGTCACACCGGCTACCCGGTGATGCGCGACGGACGCGTCGTCGGTCTCGTCACCCTCGAGGACGCGAAGGCCGTCAACGAGGTCGAGCGCGACGCCTACCGCGTCGAGGAGGTGATGTCGACCGACCTCATCACCATCGGCCCGGACGACGACGCGATGACCGCCCTCACCCGGATGCAGGAGTCCGGCGTGGGTCGCCTGCTCGTCATGGACGGCGACGAACTCGTCGGGCTGGTCTCGCGGACCGACCTCATGACCGCGCTCACCATCATCCGCTCCAGCGGGTCGCTGGACAACCGACCGGGCGCGACCGGCGCGGCGGCCGACGGCGGCCGCGGCGGTGACGGTCGCGGATCGCGTCCCAACGAACTGCGCTGA
- a CDS encoding cupin domain-containing protein codes for MTDPLVRRAAEIDYEDVSAAEGLRKGVLVGEEHGAPNLALRRFTLAPGAEVPPHTNEVEHEQYVLDGEYVVGLDDEEVTVSAGDSLFVPAGTVHWYRNEGDEEGAFICAVPTGDDEIEVVDE; via the coding sequence ATGACCGATCCGCTCGTCCGCCGCGCGGCGGAGATCGACTACGAGGACGTGAGCGCCGCCGAGGGACTCAGAAAGGGCGTGCTCGTCGGCGAGGAGCACGGCGCGCCGAACCTGGCGCTCCGGCGGTTCACGCTCGCTCCCGGCGCGGAGGTACCCCCGCACACGAACGAGGTCGAACACGAGCAGTACGTCCTCGACGGCGAGTACGTCGTCGGCCTGGACGACGAGGAGGTCACCGTGAGCGCGGGCGACTCGCTGTTCGTCCCCGCCGGGACGGTCCACTGGTACCGAAACGAGGGCGACGAGGAGGGGGCGTTCATCTGCGCCGTCCCGACCGGCGACGACGAGATCGAGGTCGTCGACGAGTAG